Proteins encoded in a region of the Vicia villosa cultivar HV-30 ecotype Madison, WI linkage group LG5, Vvil1.0, whole genome shotgun sequence genome:
- the LOC131607735 gene encoding WAT1-related protein At1g68170-like, which yields MTLTSTTFMFALFNLTPGITFIMSILFRLEKLNWSATEGKAKVIGTLIGISGAMLLTFYKGEEINIGSSNIYLLHTHHNQNGDIMPQHADFSNKLLGVLCAIGSSCSFSLWFIIQAKMNKEYLSHHSSTALMSTMGAIQAIVLALCVDRDWIQWKLGYNIRLLTAAFPGIITSGIATIAVAWCIKMRGPLFASIFYPVQLIIVAVFAYLLLDEKLYLGSILGAVMIVCGLYVVLWSKNKEMQEKAQLISRVSLEHAEA from the exons ATGACTCTGACCTCAACAACATTTATGTTTGCTTTGTTCAACCTTACTCCAGGCATTACCTTCATCATGTCAATACTTTTCAG ATTGGAAAAACTAAATTGGAGTGCAACGGAAGGAAAGGCTAAAGTGATAGGAACATTAATAGGAATAAGTGGAGCAATGCTATTGACATTTTACAAAGGAGAAGAAATTAATATTGGATCATCTAATATATACCTTTTGCATACACATCACAACCAAAATGGAGATATAATGCCACAACATGCAGACTTTAGTAATAAACTATTAGGTGTTCTTTGTGCCATAGGAAGCAGCTGCTCATTTTCTCTATGGTTCATCATTCAGGCTAAAATGAACAAAGAATATCTAAGCCATCATTCAAGCACGGCTTTGATGTCCACAATGGGAGCAATACAAGCTATTGTTCTTGCTCTTTGTGTTGACAGGGATTGGATTCAATGGAAGCTTGGTTACAATATCAGGCTTCTCACTGCAGCTTTTCCG GGAATAATAACCTCTGGAATAGCCACTATTGCTGTTGCTTGGTGCATAAAGATGAGAGGTCCTCTTTTCGCGTCGATTTTCTATCCTGTCCAACTCATAATTGTTGCTGTCTTTGCTTATTTATTGTTGGATGAGAAGTTATATTTAGGaag TATTCTTGGAGCAGTGATGATCGTGTGCGGTTTGTATGTGGTGCTTTGGAGTAAGAACaaagaaatgcaagaaaaagctCAATTGATAAGTAGGGTTAGTCTAGAACATGCTGAGGCCTAA